One Fontisphaera persica DNA window includes the following coding sequences:
- the pabB gene encoding aminodeoxychorismate synthase component I, translated as MSVLVAELPGFPDTESLTVRLSGGEGSLFLESTLTGPSGARYSFYACRPMAVLRSWGHRCQIVTGHRVTEVFGNPWQVLAALLERFELCDQPDCPFPLGAAMGYWGYELKHFVEPCLGREAMDDLGLPECWVGFYPSLLVADQATQRAWIVATGLRADGTQEASEARRQRDEWLAMLNAPPLSPTPRAKVIEGHSRDYDQAAVAASMPRSNMSREQFLCAVERAQRYIRQGQIYQVNLSHRLRAPWPYPAFQFYQHLQETSPAPFAAWLNAGEFQVASSSPEQFLRISGRHITTRPIKGTRPRGADATRDAQLAYELQTNPKELAELVMITDLLRNDLGRVCEYGSVQVPDLARLERFAHVQHLVATVTGELRPEMTHAGALAACFPGGSITGAPKIRAMQIIDEMEPVVRGVYTGCLGYLGFNRESQLSIAIRTAVCHAGEVFFAVGAGIVADSVPEAEYAETLHKAAGFCAALSRPVTQTMPTACPMPLGSGRE; from the coding sequence GTGAGCGTACTCGTTGCAGAATTGCCCGGCTTTCCCGACACGGAGAGTCTGACGGTCCGCCTGTCGGGTGGGGAGGGCAGTTTGTTTTTGGAAAGCACCCTCACCGGCCCCAGCGGTGCGCGTTATTCTTTTTATGCCTGCCGGCCCATGGCGGTGCTGCGCAGTTGGGGCCATCGGTGCCAAATCGTCACGGGCCATCGGGTCACGGAAGTTTTCGGCAATCCCTGGCAGGTGCTGGCAGCATTATTGGAGCGATTCGAGTTGTGTGACCAACCGGATTGTCCCTTCCCCTTGGGGGCGGCGATGGGTTACTGGGGTTACGAATTAAAACATTTTGTGGAGCCGTGCCTGGGCCGCGAGGCCATGGATGACCTGGGTCTGCCGGAATGCTGGGTGGGATTTTACCCCAGCTTGCTGGTGGCCGACCAAGCCACGCAACGCGCATGGATAGTGGCCACGGGTCTACGCGCCGATGGCACTCAGGAGGCCAGCGAAGCCCGCCGCCAGCGAGATGAATGGCTGGCCATGCTTAATGCTCCCCCCCTGTCTCCTACACCTCGGGCGAAGGTGATTGAGGGACACAGCAGGGATTATGACCAAGCTGCGGTGGCAGCTTCCATGCCTCGGAGCAACATGTCGAGGGAGCAATTTTTGTGCGCGGTCGAGCGGGCCCAAAGGTATATTCGCCAAGGTCAAATTTATCAGGTCAACCTGTCGCATCGCTTGCGGGCGCCCTGGCCTTACCCTGCCTTCCAATTTTATCAGCACCTGCAGGAGACCTCCCCTGCCCCGTTTGCAGCATGGCTGAATGCGGGGGAATTCCAGGTGGCTTCCTCTTCGCCAGAGCAGTTTTTACGCATCAGCGGACGTCATATCACCACCCGCCCCATTAAAGGGACCCGGCCGCGCGGGGCTGACGCCACCCGCGATGCGCAACTGGCTTATGAGTTACAAACCAATCCCAAGGAATTGGCTGAACTGGTAATGATTACGGATTTGCTGCGCAATGACCTTGGCCGGGTTTGTGAATATGGCAGCGTACAAGTTCCCGACCTCGCCCGCCTGGAGCGTTTTGCGCATGTGCAACACCTGGTGGCCACGGTGACGGGAGAATTGCGGCCGGAAATGACCCATGCAGGAGCGCTCGCGGCTTGTTTCCCCGGCGGCAGCATTACGGGCGCCCCTAAAATCCGCGCCATGCAAATCATTGATGAAATGGAGCCAGTGGTACGGGGGGTATATACCGGTTGTTTGGGGTACCTGGGTTTCAATCGCGAAAGCCAGCTTAGCATCGCCATTCGCACAGCGGTCTGCCACGCAGGAGAAGTTTTCTTTGCCGTGGGCGCGGGCATCGTGGCCGATTCCGTGCCAGAAGCCGAATATGCCGAAACCCTGCATAAGGCAGCCGGCTTTTGCGCCGCCCTATCCAGGCCGGTCACCCAGACGATGCCGACGGCTTGCCCAATGCCTTTGGGGAGCGGTAGGGAATGA